TGACATGGACGTACTAGGGTCGGTGGAGGAtagggaggcggcgccggtgaaGTCGCAGGTGGCGCCGGAGGACCTGTACTTCTGGAAGTAGCTGTTGACGGCCCAGGAGCAGTGGGAGGCGACGTCGTTGGGGTTGTAGCAGGCCCCGTCCTGCTGGATCGCCGTGCAGTCCGCGCCTTGTCCGCATGAGTAGTCGATCGCCTTCTGCAGCACCGCCGTCGACTCCTCCGATCGGCACACGCAGAAATCTGCTACGCCTGGAAAATTAAAGAGCCAAGCTTGATTGATAATCTGAGAAAGGCTAAGAAGAAGTTTGGGGAGGAGCGTGTGTCTGCTGCTTATTTAGGCAAGCTGGATTTTGCTGGGTTGAGGAAACAGAAGTAAAGAATGGAAGGAAAAGCATTTGGGCAAAAAAGGAGGAAGTTGTTTGGAACGATGAGCTCTTTTGGTGACGGCAAGACAAAAACTGGGTGAGATGGACTGAGAAATGCTAATGCTGAAAGctgagagagaaagagagagaaaaaggaagaaacctGAAGCAACAAGAGCGGGTGACAAGAGGAGCACAGCCGCCACCAGCATCATTGCATCCTCCATCAAGAAGCAGAATGAAtaaccaagaagaagaggaagcagaTGGATGCTACTGGCTGGAAGTAGAGCCACAACAAAAGAGCTCAAGCAGCCAGGAGAAGTATCAATTGATTCTCCTATCGAGCTCTGGATAGGTAGGCGGTCACCGTCGTCAGTTCTGGGCGAGGTGGCTGCGTCTACCTGCGAGGGAGTTTAATCAAGAGGGCGAACGTAGTGTACTTGGTCTGCGTAATTGCATACCGAACGCCCAAAGAGCCCCAAACCTGGCTGGCGGTGGCTACAGGACAATGAACAATCGTGGGTGCAGGGGTAGAAGTAGCAGGTCAATAAAATTGTAGTTTGGTGCGGTGCTTTTCGTCGGTTAGATCGATCCGTCGCGATGTTGTTttccttccttcttttttcatcTTCTCTACTGCTTTTTCAAGTAACACATGAGACAGATAGAAGCTGGTGTGGATCTGATCGTGCTGACATGGCAGGGGTTCGATTTTCCCAATGCTGTTTGTTCGTCTTCTCAGTCTCTTCTCATCCCACCTCGGTCCAACAACGGTCGAATCGATCTGATCCTCGTGGAAGAGGCCAACCAAGCCGGATCCGTCCTCATATCATACCTAAAAGTTTgttaataaaacaaaatctaCAATTAAACGGAGATCTTGCactaaatgttttttttcctgtagTCTTGATTTAAAGCATCTCCAAAGTGATCCTCCAAAGATATAATGACATCCCAAAATGACAAAATATTCTTTTATCTGACTAGTCCCTCCAAATTAGCCCCAAATTTGGGAGGAGCGGACAACCCACAGACAAACTGTCCTTTGTCCGTCCAGTCCGAGGCACACCAACAGATCCTTTGTGCCCTCCTCTTCGGTTTGTAGGAATTTTAGAGGATTTTTGCTGGACTTCAAaccttaggaattttttttatgtgtagTATTTGTTGCTGACCAAATTTCTAAGGATTGTTTTCAAATTGACCCAACTCCTAAGGATTCTACGCATTGGGCGAGAGCTCATTTAAAATTCCTAAGGATCGAAGTATATATGCCATCTCAATTCTctatttttcctattcctgtTCGTAGGATTCCTACGAACCAGATAGGCCCTCGATCCCATTCAACCTCTCGATCCCATCTCCGTCCATCTCCCtactctctttctctcctgcCGACCTCTGGCGTTGTGcaaacaccccccccccctctcgcGCCGCACGGCCTTGCGCCCTCGCCCATCCTGACTCTGGCAACTAGTACCCTGCGGAGGAGCCGCACGTCGAAGGCTGGGAAGGCTGCGAGATCGAAGGCGGTGATTGATTTTGGATCAAGACGAATATGTTGTGGCGGCACCGGAAGAGGAGAAGGTGCGGGAAGTAGAGACGAAAGGTGAGGGAGGTTTGCTTTCTCTGCTTGATTTGTTCCATTGTTGAATTGCTTGGAGCGAGTTTATGATTTG
This is a stretch of genomic DNA from Brachypodium distachyon strain Bd21 chromosome 1, Brachypodium_distachyon_v3.0, whole genome shotgun sequence. It encodes these proteins:
- the LOC100836526 gene encoding PLASMODESMATA CALLOSE-BINDING PROTEIN 2, translated to MEDAMMLVAAVLLLSPALVASGVADFCVCRSEESTAVLQKAIDYSCGQGADCTAIQQDGACYNPNDVASHCSWAVNSYFQKYRSSGATCDFTGAASLSSTDPSFSGCTFPSSASAAGTSTGTGTTTGGTFSPGMSPGFNGTGLGGSLSPTTGTSSMDGTAAAAGLLPSRKLTASLAILLLPFLALP